One Dictyoglomus thermophilum H-6-12 DNA window includes the following coding sequences:
- a CDS encoding N-acetyltransferase, with protein MIRKAKVEDIPEIHKLINEFAEKGLLLPRSLSDLYENIRDFYILVIDGKVVGTSALHIIWEDLGEVRSVIVRDEYRGKGYGKKLVDTCLREAKFLGLKRVLALTYIPEYFKKLGFVEIDKRTLPFKVWSDCVKCPKFPDCGEIALLYYL; from the coding sequence ATGATAAGGAAGGCTAAGGTAGAAGATATTCCTGAGATTCATAAATTGATTAATGAGTTTGCAGAAAAAGGTTTGCTTCTTCCCAGATCTTTAAGTGATCTTTATGAAAATATTAGAGATTTTTACATCCTTGTTATTGATGGAAAGGTAGTAGGAACATCAGCTTTGCATATAATATGGGAAGATTTAGGCGAGGTTAGGTCAGTGATTGTTAGGGATGAGTATAGGGGTAAGGGATATGGTAAGAAGCTTGTAGATACATGTTTGAGAGAGGCCAAATTCTTAGGATTAAAACGAGTACTTGCACTGACATATATACCAGAGTATTTCAAGAAGCTTGGCTTTGTAGAGATAGACAAAAGGACATTACCTTTTAAGGTTTGGAGCGATTGTGTTAAGTGTCCAAAATTTCCAGATTGTGGAGAAATAGCTCTTCTATATTACTTATGA
- a CDS encoding D-alanine--D-alanine ligase family protein: protein MKIGVLIGVKSSEKEIAFKTARNIVNALKLKGYDYIEIPIDENVVENIKKANINVAIISAHGKYGEDGTIQGLLELLGIPYVGSGVLASALALDKTMAKKIFTFHNIPTPKWIELSKKELETKDLNNIVKNVSKLKKPWIIKPATQGSTIGLSLASTEEELLKGIELAFKYDENIIIEEYIKGKEITAGIYDINNPVCLPLIEIIPKTGFYDYETKYTPGLSDHIIPARLPKEVYEKAQGLGILAHQALGCRHLSRVDMIVEENTNHIYVLEVNTIPGMTETSLYPEAAKAFGIDFPELIDSFIKATLKNI, encoded by the coding sequence ATGAAAATTGGTGTTCTTATCGGTGTAAAATCAAGTGAAAAAGAGATTGCTTTTAAAACAGCTCGAAACATTGTAAATGCTTTAAAGTTAAAAGGTTACGATTACATTGAGATTCCCATTGATGAAAATGTAGTAGAGAACATTAAAAAAGCAAATATAAATGTAGCCATTATATCTGCCCATGGAAAATATGGAGAAGATGGAACCATTCAAGGATTACTCGAGCTTCTTGGTATTCCATATGTAGGATCTGGAGTCCTTGCAAGTGCCCTTGCCCTTGACAAAACAATGGCAAAAAAAATATTTACCTTTCACAATATTCCAACTCCTAAATGGATAGAATTATCTAAAAAGGAGCTTGAAACAAAAGATTTAAATAATATTGTAAAAAATGTATCAAAATTAAAAAAACCTTGGATCATAAAGCCTGCAACTCAAGGATCTACTATTGGGCTTTCATTAGCAAGCACAGAAGAAGAACTATTAAAAGGTATAGAATTGGCTTTTAAATATGATGAAAATATAATCATCGAGGAATATATAAAGGGAAAAGAGATTACAGCAGGAATCTACGATATTAATAATCCTGTATGTTTACCCCTTATAGAGATTATACCTAAAACAGGCTTTTATGATTATGAAACTAAATATACTCCAGGACTCTCAGATCATATTATTCCTGCGAGACTTCCCAAAGAAGTATACGAAAAAGCCCAAGGGCTTGGTATTTTAGCTCACCAAGCCCTTGGGTGCAGACATCTATCAAGAGTTGATATGATCGTAGAGGAAAATACAAACCATATCTATGTATTAGAAGTTAACACTATTCCTGGAATGACCGAGACAAGTCTATATCCAGAAGCCGCAAAAGCCTTTGGTATAGACTTTCCTGAACTTATAGATAGTTTTATAAAAGCAACCCTTAAAAACATATAA
- the prmA gene encoding 50S ribosomal protein L11 methyltransferase, producing the protein MEYFELILKTKKDLEEPIIAILEILGSKGTAIEDNFFDNSVLWDYVDEEFAERDYVLIRSYFDKDTDMEEIINRLKARIKENFEGLGDVEDVEYRVVKEEDWANEWKKYAKPIYVGRILILPSWEKVDTTEDKILVIMDPGMAFGSGSHPTTIMCIEMLQKYLKEGMDVLDVGTGSGILSIVAKKLGAGKVKGIDIDKKAVEVAKENAKRNNVELEFQQANLTIGIEDKYDIVVANLIAEIILKLNSEVKRVLKESGVYITSGIIGEKLDMVLKSFEENNIKILEIREKEGWFTVVGKNED; encoded by the coding sequence ATGGAGTATTTTGAATTAATATTAAAAACTAAGAAAGACTTAGAAGAACCTATAATTGCCATATTAGAGATTTTGGGTTCAAAGGGTACAGCTATAGAAGATAATTTCTTTGATAACTCTGTTCTCTGGGATTATGTAGATGAGGAGTTTGCAGAGAGAGACTATGTGCTTATAAGATCCTATTTTGACAAAGATACAGACATGGAAGAGATAATAAATAGATTGAAGGCAAGAATTAAAGAAAATTTTGAAGGGTTAGGGGATGTAGAAGATGTAGAGTATAGAGTTGTTAAAGAAGAAGATTGGGCTAATGAATGGAAAAAGTATGCAAAACCAATATATGTTGGAAGAATTTTAATTTTGCCTTCCTGGGAAAAAGTAGATACTACCGAAGATAAGATTTTAGTTATAATGGATCCGGGAATGGCTTTTGGATCAGGTAGTCATCCTACTACTATTATGTGTATTGAAATGCTTCAGAAATATTTGAAAGAAGGAATGGATGTTTTAGATGTAGGAACTGGTTCTGGAATTCTTTCTATTGTGGCTAAAAAACTTGGTGCAGGTAAGGTTAAAGGCATTGATATTGACAAAAAAGCTGTAGAGGTTGCAAAAGAAAATGCAAAGAGAAACAATGTAGAGTTAGAGTTTCAACAGGCTAATCTTACTATTGGCATAGAGGACAAGTATGATATAGTTGTGGCAAATTTAATTGCAGAGATTATTTTAAAACTAAATTCTGAAGTTAAAAGAGTTTTGAAAGAAAGTGGAGTATACATTACTTCTGGCATCATAGGAGAGAAATTAGATATGGTTTTGAAATCTTTTGAGGAAAATAACATAAAAATCTTGGAGATAAGGGAGAAAGAAGGTTGGTTTACTGTGGTAGGTAAAAATGAAGATTAG
- a CDS encoding S4 domain-containing protein, translated as MTQKIEDIFLEIKDEKLKGKIKDLYEIFQRVAQRGGLYITDFLDLTEQYYFQKISSYFVNELYTSLYGGVDGAERKMGFISDKIELIEYIDYSKYLVGLSIRSKDKISISFLKEIFEKNNLINKLGDIWYSDGIKLVLASEILSDVEKLFNEYQIDFELLTLEQLKAYSKITRVIRTTESSKRLDSVGSAALGISRSKMQSYIKAGVVTVNGKKVYDAHYELEEGDIVIVQGLGNFKINKINVTQKGKFYMEIERSLRR; from the coding sequence ATGACCCAAAAAATTGAGGATATTTTTTTGGAGATAAAAGATGAAAAATTGAAGGGAAAAATTAAAGACTTATATGAAATATTTCAGAGGGTAGCCCAAAGGGGTGGACTCTATATTACTGATTTCTTAGATTTGACAGAACAGTATTATTTTCAGAAAATAAGTAGCTATTTTGTTAATGAATTATATACATCGCTTTATGGCGGCGTAGATGGAGCGGAAAGAAAGATGGGATTTATATCAGATAAGATAGAGTTGATTGAGTATATAGACTACAGTAAATATTTAGTGGGATTAAGCATAAGATCTAAGGATAAAATTTCTATTTCATTTTTAAAGGAGATTTTTGAAAAAAATAACTTAATAAATAAATTAGGGGATATTTGGTATTCAGATGGGATAAAATTAGTTTTGGCAAGCGAAATTTTATCTGATGTTGAGAAACTATTTAATGAATATCAAATTGATTTTGAACTTTTAACCCTTGAACAACTTAAAGCTTATTCTAAAATTACAAGAGTTATACGTACTACAGAGAGTTCTAAGAGATTAGACTCTGTTGGTAGTGCTGCATTAGGGATCTCAAGAAGTAAGATGCAAAGCTATATAAAAGCTGGGGTGGTAACAGTTAACGGGAAAAAAGTATACGATGCTCATTATGAATTGGAAGAGGGAGACATAGTAATAGTTCAGGGGCTTGGAAATTTTAAAATCAATAAAATTAATGTTACTCAAAAGGGTAAATTTTACATGGAAATTGAAAGAAGTCTAAGGAGATAG
- the lgt gene encoding prolipoprotein diacylglyceryl transferase, which yields MYPKLLTIPQFQFLKYKIGPIVIYSWGTFVALGFLIGILLAMRWAKKENIDPDHVLNVAVWSIISSIIGARAVYVIKYWNAYKTNPITILHLWDGGLIFFGGFFVALIVVLLYIRKYKIDYWKFLDILAPAVTIGSAIGRIGCFLNGCCYGYETPLLWGVKFPNVYGYRHATELYYTVAFLIVFIYLLRVKSRKTFDGEVATNFFIYYSFAFFIVEIFRDNPRNFLYLTGSQTVSLLLIAFGIYAYRRRKAGRPIIPEQCLFWKVMTTKPKVSKKR from the coding sequence ATGTATCCAAAATTACTTACGATTCCACAATTCCAGTTTTTGAAGTATAAAATAGGACCAATTGTTATCTATTCATGGGGAACTTTTGTGGCTCTTGGTTTTCTTATTGGTATTCTTCTTGCTATGAGATGGGCTAAGAAAGAAAATATTGATCCAGATCACGTTCTTAATGTAGCAGTATGGAGCATAATCTCTTCTATAATAGGTGCAAGGGCAGTTTATGTTATTAAATATTGGAATGCTTATAAAACTAACCCAATCACAATTCTTCATTTATGGGACGGCGGATTAATATTTTTTGGTGGCTTTTTCGTAGCACTAATAGTAGTTTTGCTTTATATTAGAAAATACAAGATTGATTATTGGAAGTTCTTAGATATATTAGCTCCTGCCGTTACCATAGGAAGTGCTATTGGCAGAATTGGTTGTTTTCTTAATGGGTGTTGTTATGGATATGAAACTCCACTTCTTTGGGGAGTGAAGTTTCCAAATGTCTATGGTTATAGGCATGCTACGGAGCTTTATTATACAGTTGCTTTCCTTATCGTATTTATATATCTTTTGAGGGTTAAAAGTAGGAAGACTTTTGATGGAGAAGTAGCAACTAATTTCTTCATTTACTATTCCTTTGCCTTTTTTATAGTAGAAATCTTTAGAGACAATCCACGTAATTTCCTATATTTAACAGGATCTCAAACAGTTTCTTTACTCCTAATTGCTTTTGGCATCTATGCTTATAGAAGAAGAAAGGCTGGTCGTCCTATAATTCCCGAGCAGTGTCTCTTTTGGAAAGTTATGACCACAAAACCTAAAGTTAGCAAAAAGAGATAA
- the rnc gene encoding ribonuclease III — translation MEKKSNKLRNIDLDEILSKVKEKTGISFDNKNLIIEALTHPSFKHENPHFEYDNQRLEFLGDAVLNMIITEILFQRYKEASEGILTQKRIYMVKEETLYKKAKSLNLGDLILLGKGEEKQGGREKISILSDLFEAFIGALYLDKGYEFTKNFVERIFREEIESVEMEIDWKNLLQSQLMKEGKKPSYIVTREEGPEHNKIFYVELWIDNNKIAEGEGKTKREAEIKAAKIALEKMRR, via the coding sequence ATGGAAAAAAAGAGTAACAAACTAAGAAATATAGATCTGGATGAGATATTATCTAAGGTAAAAGAAAAAACGGGAATTTCTTTTGATAACAAGAATCTAATAATAGAGGCTTTAACTCATCCTTCTTTTAAGCATGAAAATCCTCATTTTGAGTATGATAATCAAAGATTAGAGTTTCTTGGTGATGCAGTATTGAATATGATAATCACTGAAATACTATTTCAAAGATATAAAGAGGCTTCAGAAGGTATTTTAACCCAAAAAAGGATCTATATGGTAAAGGAAGAAACTTTGTATAAAAAAGCCAAAAGTCTCAATTTAGGTGATTTGATTTTATTAGGAAAAGGAGAGGAAAAACAGGGTGGTAGGGAGAAGATCTCCATTCTAAGTGATCTTTTTGAGGCTTTTATTGGTGCTCTTTATTTGGATAAAGGATACGAATTTACAAAGAATTTTGTGGAAAGAATCTTTAGAGAAGAAATAGAAAGTGTAGAAATGGAAATTGACTGGAAGAATCTTTTACAATCCCAACTTATGAAAGAGGGAAAGAAACCCTCATATATTGTTACCCGTGAAGAAGGTCCGGAACATAACAAGATTTTTTATGTGGAGTTATGGATCGATAATAATAAAATAGCAGAAGGCGAAGGTAAAACTAAAAGGGAGGCTGAAATCAAAGCAGCTAAGATAGCTTTGGAGAAGATGAGAAGATGA
- a CDS encoding DUF1284 domain-containing protein, whose protein sequence is MKIRGHHLFCLLHFEGKGYSQDFVENMYKVKEALENRGKFSLVLYCDDICKKCPYMENNECRKDVDNKLMYKDSEIVSRLGLSLEGELYDFAYVKSLIFKNFNRKDFEDLCKDCSWFSLCSEKGVFG, encoded by the coding sequence ATGAAGATTAGAGGGCATCATTTGTTTTGTCTTTTACATTTTGAGGGTAAAGGATATTCTCAAGATTTTGTAGAGAACATGTATAAGGTTAAAGAAGCTCTTGAGAATAGGGGAAAATTCTCTTTAGTTTTGTATTGTGATGATATATGCAAAAAGTGTCCTTATATGGAGAATAACGAATGTAGAAAAGATGTTGATAATAAGCTAATGTATAAAGACAGTGAGATTGTTTCAAGGCTTGGATTAAGTTTAGAGGGAGAACTATATGATTTTGCTTATGTCAAATCACTAATTTTTAAAAATTTTAATAGGAAGGATTTTGAGGATTTGTGTAAGGATTGTTCTTGGTTTTCTTTGTGTAGTGAAAAGGGTGTCTTTGGATAA
- a CDS encoding signal peptidase II → MSKISRLWRNSSSILLMKYLVVLIIFILDRITKELAERGYFSKINVDFFLSFFLTHNYGIAFGIEFTRKIILFFNLIALIVLIILYKRYEFLGLAFILGGLLGNLYDRVFYGYVIDFIHLKNFFVFNLADLFITLGGVLVFFKLIK, encoded by the coding sequence GTGTCCAAAATTTCCAGATTGTGGAGAAATAGCTCTTCTATATTACTTATGAAGTATTTAGTAGTTCTTATAATTTTTATCTTAGATAGGATTACCAAAGAACTTGCTGAAAGGGGCTACTTCAGTAAGATTAATGTGGATTTTTTTCTAAGTTTTTTTCTTACTCACAATTATGGAATTGCTTTTGGAATTGAGTTTACAAGAAAGATCATCCTATTTTTTAATTTAATAGCTTTAATTGTCCTTATTATCTTATATAAGAGGTATGAATTTTTAGGTTTAGCTTTCATTTTGGGTGGGCTTCTTGGCAATTTATATGATAGAGTTTTTTATGGATATGTGATAGACTTTATTCATCTGAAGAACTTTTTCGTTTTTAATTTGGCAGATCTGTTTATTACTTTAGGAGGGGTTTTGGTGTTTTTTAAACTAATAAAATAA
- the ftsY gene encoding signal recognition particle-docking protein FtsY has protein sequence MSFWDRLPKIKGFAERLQNILKFSRVDDNLLDELEMEFIQSDLGLELTNEIISEIRKRKITNTPELRDFLFNYLKAILENLDYRLDLLEDRLNVVVFIGVNGTGKTSTVGKFAYYLKGLGYSPIIAAADTFRAAAIDQVKIWGERVGVEVIAQKEGADPGAVVFNAIEAARARNKNVLLVDTAGRMHTKSNLIEELKKINRVVERTLGYGPSENLIVIDATLGQNVIRQVETFHNAVNLTGAVLTKLDGTAKGGVIFNVVRRFNIPVKLVTIGEGVEDLKVFDPNEFIESFIPEVKV, from the coding sequence TTGAGTTTTTGGGACAGATTGCCTAAAATAAAAGGATTTGCTGAGAGATTACAAAATATTCTTAAGTTCTCAAGAGTTGACGATAATCTTTTAGATGAACTTGAGATGGAATTTATACAAAGCGATTTAGGGCTTGAGCTTACTAACGAGATCATAAGTGAAATAAGAAAAAGAAAAATAACAAATACCCCGGAATTAAGAGACTTTTTATTTAATTATCTAAAAGCTATTTTGGAGAACTTAGATTACAGACTTGATCTTCTTGAGGATAGATTAAATGTGGTTGTTTTTATAGGCGTAAATGGTACAGGAAAAACAAGTACTGTGGGTAAATTTGCATATTACCTTAAAGGTTTAGGATATTCTCCTATTATAGCTGCTGCAGATACTTTTAGAGCTGCAGCTATTGATCAGGTCAAGATATGGGGAGAGAGAGTAGGAGTTGAGGTGATAGCTCAAAAAGAAGGAGCAGACCCGGGTGCAGTTGTGTTCAACGCTATTGAGGCTGCAAGAGCGAGAAATAAGAATGTTCTTCTTGTAGATACTGCTGGTAGAATGCATACTAAAAGTAATTTAATTGAGGAGCTCAAAAAAATAAATAGAGTAGTAGAAAGAACTTTAGGATATGGACCTTCAGAAAATCTTATAGTTATAGATGCTACCTTAGGCCAGAATGTAATAAGGCAGGTAGAAACTTTTCATAATGCAGTGAATTTAACCGGAGCTGTTTTAACAAAGCTGGATGGAACTGCAAAGGGAGGAGTAATATTTAATGTGGTGAGAAGATTCAATATACCAGTAAAACTTGTGACTATAGGAGAAGGGGTAGAGGATTTGAAGGTTTTTGACCCTAACGAGTTCATTGAGTCATTTATACCGGAGGTTAAGGTATGA
- a CDS encoding ATP-binding protein, whose amino-acid sequence MIYLKSLELTNFKSFIGNNKIPFSQNFTVITGPNGSGKSNILDAIRWVLGEQRVKTLRAEKTDEVIFGGNKFYSQANYAKVELCLNIFGEDYFITRKIYRDEDSEYYINGKMVRLKDIQLFLNNFGLGRYGFAFLGQGEIEDLILKENGRIRELIENIAGISGYHEKVKELMLKLEVIESKWNELEEKRRDLFTVVEGLRKEVRIAERYDVLKSKLEDVRTTLAFISLKKLRENIDRYLEEEEKIEKRILELNELINVNSVKREELSDEYRKIEKDLLKLREILENIDKKVYEVTLKENVYREKERLIGDSLRKIEKEKILLKEKILDLETKEKEIVELLKNFDYDDFSKIEAELKEKENRLQELILNKGKLEDKIRAFEPILKEQTSIEDIKIKRESLEGFITKYRRKIEILQKVKEEIEVKLTEENRILRRKKDVYENNKLEILKLNNILAELKEATFENLPRGVRELLLHKKDRVHDIVKNIINVPKEYLVAIYNLLGNTIYDIVVDNEDVAKELIGYLKDKKLGWATFRPLTLCRDERIKEIPKDILENAVRAIDVVSYDLKYDKLVKNVLGNVLIFTDFQTASMHKNLLWDGWRIVTLQGEVFHPSGTISGGVRFGVEATLNTERAIFETEEKIKDYSEANVFLKRDIEDLENSINKNRKLRQKLENLITKIESKINEKEKEIREIESKLRLYEDYLKEGKNILEEFERLSNEVERTKLEFENLRKSYDDKRFKKIETEKDLVVVKKDLKELNGRLFNLEEEEKRFKEELKLLEKALEDFKVEYENIRREKEIFMDENKKVLEEGERIKNEIKKLEREWQKLREEFVVLEERKKDIKERIKDLEFEYQRNYREGLEIKMDLPEEDLKRLEIEILQEMESLGPINFLAKAKLEEEEAKYNSLVFQIEDIEGSINSLKKIIKDTREEAERRFLKAFEEFKIKAKNNWKLFFPNAELDLLVESEEDILDSDISLRIYSQKKNWRNLLMLSGGEKSIVGIVLLLSAVELASVNFCFWDEIDAALDNQNAQILGKKIKELSERNQFILISHNPVLMQYADVIYGVTLNEKGSSQVLSWKVKEEV is encoded by the coding sequence ATGATTTATCTAAAGAGTTTAGAGCTTACCAATTTTAAGTCATTTATTGGGAATAATAAAATTCCTTTTTCTCAAAATTTTACTGTCATCACAGGCCCTAATGGAAGTGGTAAAAGTAATATATTGGATGCTATTCGTTGGGTGCTTGGTGAGCAAAGAGTAAAAACTTTGAGGGCTGAAAAAACTGATGAAGTTATATTTGGTGGAAACAAATTTTATTCCCAAGCTAATTATGCGAAAGTAGAACTTTGTTTGAATATTTTTGGCGAAGATTATTTCATTACTCGCAAAATATATAGGGATGAAGATAGCGAATATTATATAAATGGCAAAATGGTTAGACTGAAAGATATTCAGCTATTTCTTAATAATTTTGGATTAGGTAGGTATGGCTTTGCTTTTTTAGGACAAGGAGAGATTGAAGATCTGATTTTGAAAGAAAATGGAAGAATAAGGGAGTTGATAGAGAATATTGCTGGCATCTCAGGATATCATGAGAAAGTAAAGGAATTGATGTTAAAATTAGAGGTAATTGAGAGTAAGTGGAATGAGCTTGAGGAGAAAAGGAGGGATCTTTTCACAGTTGTTGAAGGATTAAGAAAGGAAGTAAGGATTGCTGAAAGATATGATGTATTGAAAAGTAAGTTGGAAGATGTTAGAACTACATTGGCTTTTATCAGTCTTAAAAAATTAAGAGAAAACATTGATAGATATTTAGAGGAAGAAGAAAAGATCGAAAAGAGAATCTTAGAATTAAATGAGTTGATTAATGTAAACTCGGTAAAGCGTGAAGAACTCAGTGATGAATACAGAAAAATCGAGAAGGATTTATTGAAACTAAGAGAGATTCTAGAGAATATAGATAAAAAGGTTTATGAGGTAACTCTAAAAGAAAATGTTTACCGAGAGAAGGAAAGGCTTATTGGAGATAGTTTAAGAAAGATTGAGAAGGAAAAGATTCTTTTAAAGGAAAAAATTCTTGATCTAGAAACAAAAGAAAAGGAAATTGTCGAACTTCTTAAAAATTTTGATTATGATGATTTTTCAAAAATTGAGGCAGAGCTTAAAGAGAAAGAAAACAGACTCCAAGAACTTATCTTAAATAAGGGAAAACTAGAGGATAAAATAAGAGCTTTTGAACCTATTTTAAAAGAACAGACAAGTATTGAAGACATAAAAATTAAAAGAGAAAGTTTGGAAGGTTTTATTACAAAATATAGAAGGAAAATTGAAATCTTACAGAAAGTAAAAGAAGAAATCGAAGTTAAACTTACAGAAGAAAACAGAATTTTAAGAAGAAAAAAAGATGTTTATGAGAATAACAAATTGGAAATACTGAAACTTAACAATATTCTTGCAGAATTAAAGGAGGCTACTTTTGAAAATCTTCCTCGTGGGGTTAGAGAATTATTATTACATAAAAAAGATAGAGTTCATGATATTGTTAAAAATATTATCAATGTGCCAAAGGAATATCTTGTTGCTATATATAATCTTTTAGGTAATACCATATATGACATTGTTGTGGATAATGAGGATGTTGCAAAGGAACTTATAGGTTATTTAAAAGATAAAAAACTTGGGTGGGCTACTTTTAGACCTCTTACATTATGTAGAGATGAAAGAATAAAGGAAATACCTAAAGATATTTTGGAGAATGCTGTAAGAGCAATAGATGTGGTAAGTTATGATCTGAAATATGATAAGTTAGTCAAAAACGTACTAGGTAATGTTCTAATTTTCACAGATTTCCAAACAGCCTCAATGCACAAAAATTTGCTATGGGACGGCTGGAGGATTGTGACCCTTCAAGGAGAGGTTTTTCATCCCTCGGGTACTATAAGTGGGGGTGTAAGGTTTGGTGTTGAGGCAACGCTTAACACCGAGAGAGCAATATTTGAAACTGAGGAAAAAATAAAGGATTATAGTGAGGCAAATGTGTTTCTAAAAAGAGATATAGAAGATTTAGAGAATAGTATTAATAAAAATAGAAAGTTGAGACAAAAATTAGAGAATTTGATTACAAAAATAGAGTCTAAAATAAATGAAAAGGAAAAAGAGATAAGAGAGATTGAAAGTAAGCTTAGATTGTATGAAGATTACTTGAAAGAGGGAAAGAACATTTTAGAAGAATTTGAAAGATTGTCAAATGAAGTTGAAAGAACAAAGTTAGAATTTGAGAATCTTAGAAAGAGTTATGATGATAAAAGATTTAAGAAGATTGAGACAGAGAAGGATTTAGTTGTAGTTAAAAAAGATTTAAAAGAACTAAATGGGCGCCTATTTAATTTAGAGGAAGAGGAAAAAAGATTTAAGGAAGAGTTGAAGCTTTTGGAAAAGGCTTTAGAAGATTTTAAAGTTGAATATGAGAATATAAGAAGGGAAAAAGAAATTTTTATGGATGAAAATAAAAAGGTTCTTGAAGAAGGAGAAAGAATTAAAAATGAGATAAAAAAGCTTGAGAGAGAATGGCAAAAATTGAGAGAGGAATTTGTAGTACTGGAAGAAAGAAAAAAAGATATTAAAGAAAGAATAAAAGATCTAGAATTTGAATATCAGAGAAATTATCGGGAAGGTTTAGAGATTAAAATGGATCTTCCAGAAGAGGATTTAAAGAGATTAGAAATTGAGATATTACAGGAGATGGAATCATTAGGTCCAATTAATTTTCTTGCTAAAGCTAAGTTGGAAGAGGAGGAAGCCAAATATAATTCTCTTGTTTTCCAGATAGAAGATATTGAAGGGTCTATTAATTCCTTAAAAAAGATTATAAAAGATACAAGGGAAGAGGCAGAAAGAAGATTTTTAAAGGCTTTTGAAGAGTTTAAAATTAAGGCTAAAAATAATTGGAAATTATTCTTCCCTAATGCAGAACTTGATTTGTTAGTTGAAAGCGAAGAAGATATTCTTGATTCAGATATAAGTTTGAGGATTTACTCTCAGAAGAAGAATTGGAGAAATTTATTAATGCTTTCTGGGGGAGAAAAAAGTATAGTAGGAATTGTGCTTCTTTTGTCAGCAGTGGAACTTGCTTCTGTAAATTTCTGTTTTTGGGATGAGATAGATGCAGCTTTAGATAATCAGAATGCTCAAATTTTAGGTAAGAAGATAAAGGAATTAAGTGAGAGAAATCAATTTATTCTAATTAGTCATAATCCAGTATTAATGCAATATGCAGATGTAATATATGGAGTAACTTTGAATGAAAAGGGATCTTCTCAAGTTTTATCTTGGAAAGTAAAAGAGGAGGTATAG